AATTCATTAAAATAACAACGTAATGGTAAAACACATTGTATTATTTAAGTTAAAAGACGAAGTTTCTGCCGAAGAGAAGCGGGCAGTTATGACAAAATTCAAGGAAGCAATAGAAGCGCTTCCTGCTAAAATCTCCGTAATCCGGAAAGTTGAAGTCGGATTGAATATGAATCCCGGAGAAACGTGGAATATTGCACTTTATAGTGAGTTTGATACTCTGGAAGACGTGAAATACTATGCGACGCATCCCGACCATGTAGCTGCCGGTAAGATTCTGGCTGAGACGAAGGAAAGCCGTGCGTGTGTAGATTATGAATTATAACCCCCCAATTATTGAAAATGAAAAAGTTTATTTCTTTTCTGCTTTTAAGCTTTGTGGTTTATGCTTTGCAGGCACAGATCAAAGATCCGGTAAAGTTCAAGACTGAGTTGAATACTCTTTCTGATACGGAAGCGGAGATTGTATTTACCGCTACCATTGATAACGGGTGGCATGTTTATTCTACCGAACTTGGAGATGGCGGACCTATTTCTGCGACATTCAATGTTGATAAGAAGAGTGGTCTGGAGCTTGCCGGAAAATTGAAACCGGTTGGCAAGGAAGTGGCTACTTTCGACAAATTGTTTGAAATGAAAGTGCGCTACTTTGAGAATACTGCAAAGTTCATTCAGAAAGTAAAACTCACAGGTGGAGCTTATGAAATAGAAGGATATCTGGAGTATGGAGCTTGCGACGACGAGAGTTGCCTTCCGCCTACCGAGGTTCCGTTCAAGTTCTCCGGGGTAACGAAAGCCGGAAATGCGGCTGCGGTTAAGACAGAACAACCGGAGAAAAAAGAACCGGAGAAAAAGGAAGAACCTGCTCCCGCTCCTGCCGAAGTGAAAGATTCTGCCGCTATGATGGAACTGGTGCCCGCCACTCCGGCGGATGCGGCTACGGATATTCAGCCTGCCGTTGCATCCAGTGAACTTTGGAAGCCAGTTATCAGCGACTTGCAAGCATTGGGCGAAGAACATGGTCAGGAAGATATGTCCTGGATCTATATTTTTATAACAGGTTTCCTTGGCGGATTAATCGCTTTATTCACTCCTTGTGTGTGGCCGATTATCCCTATGACAGTCAGCTTCTTCCTGAAACGCAGTAAAGATAAAAAGAAAGGTATCCGGGATGCGTGGACATATGGTGCGTCCATCGTTGTGATTTATGTAGTGTTGGGATTGGCTATTACATTGATTTTCGGTGCCAGCGCGTTGAATGCTTTGTCTACCAATGCCATCTTTAATATTCTTTTCTTCCTGATGCTGGTGATTTTCGCAGCTTCGTTCTTTGGAGCATTCGAAATCAGACTACCGTCGAAGTGGGGAAATGCGGTAGATAGCAAAGCGGAATCCACCACCGGATTACTGAGTATTTTTCTGATGGCTTTCACGCTTTCATTGGTTTCTTTCTCTTGCACAGGTCCGATTATCGGATTCTTGCTGGTACAGGTATCTACGACAGGAAGCGTTGTGGCTCCGGCAATCGGTATGCTGGGCTTCGCCATTGCATTGGCTTTGCCGTTCACCCTGTTCGCATTGTTCCCGTCATGGCTGAAATCTATGCCGAAATCAGGCGGATGGATGAATGTTATCAAAGTAACGCTGGGTTTCCTTGAACTGGCATTCGCGCTTAAATTCTTATCAGTAGCCGACCTGGCCTATGGATGGAGACTGCTTGACCGTGAAACATTCCTTGCTTTGTGGATTGTTATTTTTGCTTTGCTTGGATTCTATCTGTTGGGTAAGATTAAATTCCCGCATGATGACGATGATAATAAGGTAGGAGTTAGCCGCTTCTTTATGGCGCTGATCTCTTTGGCATTTGCCGTATATATGGTTCCCGGTTTGTGGGGAGCACCTTTGAAAGCGGTAAGTGCATTTGCTCCGCCTATGCAGACGCAGGACTTCAATTTGTATAAGAATGACGTACATGCAAAATTCGACGACTATGATTTAGGTATGGAATATGCGCGTCTGAATGGAAAGCCTGTTATGCTCGACTTTACTGGATATGGTTGTGTAAACTGCCGTAAGATGGAAGCAGCAGTATGGACTGACCCGAAAGTGAGTGATTTGATTAATAACGACTATGTATTGATTACACTGTACGTGGACAACAAGACTCCGTTGACTGAAACTGTGAAGATTGTAGAGAACGGAACAGAACGTACCTTGCGTACTGTCGGTGATAAATGGAGTTATCTGCAACGTGTGAAGTTTGGTGCGAACGCCCAGCCTTTCTATGTATTGCTCGATAATCAGGGTAAACCTTTGAACAAGTCGTATGCTTACAACGAGGATATTCCTAAGTACATCGAGTTCTTGCAGACAGGATTGGAAAACTATAAAAAAGGGAAATAACAACAGTTTTCCTGATAGACTGATAATAGAAAAGCGGCCTCATCCTTTCGGTGAGGCCGCTTTTTGAATAGAATAGATTGAAATGTTGATGAAATTACATCGGTACTTCCATTAGCAGAAGTTGGGTGCCTTTTGATATATGTATCGGGAATGATTTAGTATCCCAGATACCGATACCATCACGCTTTGACAGACGTTCTTCCGCCACAGTGATTTCTCCTTCAATGACGAAGATATATACTCCGTTTCCTTCCTGGTGCATCTTATACTCTATCGTTTTCTCCATATCGAAATGTCCCATAGAGAACCATGCATCCTGTTTGATGGAAGCGGGCGTCTTACCGTTAGGAGAAAGAATCAGTGACAGTTCGTTCTGTTTCAGCAACGAGCGGATATCGAAGTTATTATACTCCGGCTTCGTGTTTTCAACTTGTGGAAATACCCATATTTGCAGGAATTCCAGTTGTTCCTTGTCACTTCCGTTGTATTCACTATGATAAATCCCGCTACCTGTACTCATCACCTGAATGTCTCCCGGAGTAATGGTTTTTGTGTTTTGTACACTGTCACCATGCTTCAGGTATCCTTTCAGAGGGATGGAAATAACTTCCATATTTTTATGCGGATGTGTATCAAATCCCATTGAAGGGTCTACACTATCATCATTCAGCACTCTCAATGCTCCGAAATGAATCCTTTCCGGATTGTAATAGTTGGCAAAACTGAATGTGTGATGAGTCTTGAGCCAGCCGTGATTGAAATAGCCTCTTGACGAAGCTCTGTCGATTACTTTTTTCATAATCTTCCTTTCTTTTTTAAATAGAACTTTGTTGTGCGATTTGTTTGCACTTTACTGTTAGTAATAACAATGGAAGAGGGGATAAAGTTCTTGACGATGATTAATCATGGAAGTTCTTTATTCTATCGCTGCTACTACTTTACTTCGAAAAAGGTTTCCGGCCCGCTTTGGCTGTCAGTGCCGATCCTTATTTTGAACTTACCCGGTTCTACCTCTTTTTTCATATCAATATTCCAAAAGCCCAGCTCGTATAAGGGAAGTTCGAATATTACCATCTTTTCTTCATTGGGACTTAACTCTATCTTTTTAAATCCTTTTAGTTCCTTTACCGGACGGGTGACGGAACCGAAAAGATCCGATACATAGAGTTGAACCACTTCTGTTCCTTTATATTGCCCTGTGTTTTTCACTTTGACGCTGATTGAAAGTGTATCTTTCAGGGTGAGCACGGCGCGGTCTGTTTTTAAATCGGAATATTCGAAAGAAGTGTATGACAGACCATATCCGAACGGGAATAAAGGTTGCGCTCCTAAATCGAGATAATAAGAGGAGTGTCCTAATACGGACTGTTTGGCATTTAAAGGTATTTCGTCTAAAGGTTTTTCTTTTCCTGTAGCCGGACGCCCGGTATTGGTGTGATTATAGTAGATGGGAATTTGTCCTGTTGCTTTTGGGAAAGTAACGGGTAGTTTGCCGCCAGGTGTGACCTTGCCAAATAAAATATCCGCCAGTGCGTTACCGCCCATCGTTCCGGGATGCCAGGCATATAATACAGCATCGGACAGGCTTACTTCCTCATTGATAATCAACGGGCGTCCCGCCATTATAACTGTAATGAGCGGCTTATTTGTTCCGCTTAATATCTTGATAAGTTCGGATTGCGCTCCTTGCAGCTTTATATCAGCCAGACAATGCGCTTCACCCGATAGGATGGCTTCTTCGCCGATAAAAGCTATAATGGCATCTGCCTGGTGTGCTTCTGCCAATACCTTATTGAAGTTCGTCTTATTTTTATCTCTGCTGTACTCCAGACCTTTCACAAAATGAATTTTCACTTTGTCGCCATACATTTCACGTAGTGCTTTTACAGGCGTCTGTGTTCTCTCTGTTTCTCCATCCATTGTCCAGGTTCCGAGTTGGTCGTGAGGAGCGTCGGACAATGGGCCTACTATCAGGATACTTTTTATTTCCGAAGATAGCGGTAATGTGTGGCTCTCATTTTTTAATAAAACAACAGACTCTTCCGCTATTTTCTTTGCAATAGCCAGATGTTTGTCCGAGTAGGTTTCTTTTCTCTTATTGATATCAGTGTACGGATTATCAAACAGTCCGAGCCTGAATTTTAATCTTAGCACATTTCGCACCGCATTGTTCAATGTCTCTTCGGAAACGATCCCTTTGGCGATTAATTCCTCTATATTCTGAATAAATGCTTTGGAAGACATATCCATGTCCAGTCCGGCTTCTATCGCTTTTCGGGCTGCATCTTTCCGGTCTTCAGCGAAGCCATGTTTTATCATTTCTGTCACAGAGCCCCAGTCAGAAACGACAACTCCGTCGAAATTCCATTCTTTGCGGAGAATATCCTTTAATAGTTTTTTGTTTCCTGTAGCCGGAATCCCGTCGTTATCATTGAACGAAGTCATGATACTGGAACAGTTGGCTTTTACGGCTTTCTCGAAAGGCGGAAGATAGACATCTCGCAACTGCCTTTCGGGAATATGGGTTGAATTATAATCACGCCCTCCTTCTACAGCCCCATATCCGATAAAATGCTTGGCGCAGGCAGCCATTGATTGCGGATTTGATAAATCATCACCTTGGAATCCGTTTACTACGGCAATAGCCATCTGTTCCGTGAGATAAGTATCTTCACCGAAACTTTCGGCTATGCGTCCCCACCGGGCATCTCTGGATATGTCTATCATGGGGGCAAATGACCATTTAACACCATGCTCCGTGGCTTCTATGGCTGCGATTCGTGCTCCTTCCTGTATCAGTTCCGGATGGAAAGTGGCAGCTTGCCCTAACGGAATGGGCAGCATGGTCTTGAAACCATGCACAACGTCGCGTGTGAAAACCAGGGGGATACCGGTTCTTGATTGCTTGCAGGCGATTTCTTGTAATTCATTGACGACTTCGGGTTCGGTAACATTCATTACCGAACCGATTTCTCCTTTTCGTATCAATATCTTCAGATTCTCAATTGTACCGCGTCCGTCAAGCTGATTCAACTGCCCTGCTTTTTCACGGATAGTCATACCCGATAGGGTTGAATCAATATTTTGTTCTAAATACGTATTCTCATTCTGGGCATGGGAAAAACAAAATATTGATAACAGATATAGCAAACACAAAATCTTTTTCATATACATATAAGTCTTATTTTACGGGTATGAACAGTACAGCGTCGGCAATGACCGTCCCGCTTGTGTCTCCGGTGGATATTTCTACATAGGGCATGGGATTTTTCTGAAAATTGTATGTCCCCAGTTCCACCCATTCTCCCGTAGTCTGTCCTTCTATTCTCACGCT
The DNA window shown above is from Bacteroides faecium and carries:
- a CDS encoding pirin family protein; its protein translation is MKKVIDRASSRGYFNHGWLKTHHTFSFANYYNPERIHFGALRVLNDDSVDPSMGFDTHPHKNMEVISIPLKGYLKHGDSVQNTKTITPGDIQVMSTGSGIYHSEYNGSDKEQLEFLQIWVFPQVENTKPEYNNFDIRSLLKQNELSLILSPNGKTPASIKQDAWFSMGHFDMEKTIEYKMHQEGNGVYIFVIEGEITVAEERLSKRDGIGIWDTKSFPIHISKGTQLLLMEVPM
- a CDS encoding Dabb family protein; the protein is MVKHIVLFKLKDEVSAEEKRAVMTKFKEAIEALPAKISVIRKVEVGLNMNPGETWNIALYSEFDTLEDVKYYATHPDHVAAGKILAETKESRACVDYEL
- the bglX gene encoding beta-glucosidase BglX — its product is MYMKKILCLLYLLSIFCFSHAQNENTYLEQNIDSTLSGMTIREKAGQLNQLDGRGTIENLKILIRKGEIGSVMNVTEPEVVNELQEIACKQSRTGIPLVFTRDVVHGFKTMLPIPLGQAATFHPELIQEGARIAAIEATEHGVKWSFAPMIDISRDARWGRIAESFGEDTYLTEQMAIAVVNGFQGDDLSNPQSMAACAKHFIGYGAVEGGRDYNSTHIPERQLRDVYLPPFEKAVKANCSSIMTSFNDNDGIPATGNKKLLKDILRKEWNFDGVVVSDWGSVTEMIKHGFAEDRKDAARKAIEAGLDMDMSSKAFIQNIEELIAKGIVSEETLNNAVRNVLRLKFRLGLFDNPYTDINKRKETYSDKHLAIAKKIAEESVVLLKNESHTLPLSSEIKSILIVGPLSDAPHDQLGTWTMDGETERTQTPVKALREMYGDKVKIHFVKGLEYSRDKNKTNFNKVLAEAHQADAIIAFIGEEAILSGEAHCLADIKLQGAQSELIKILSGTNKPLITVIMAGRPLIINEEVSLSDAVLYAWHPGTMGGNALADILFGKVTPGGKLPVTFPKATGQIPIYYNHTNTGRPATGKEKPLDEIPLNAKQSVLGHSSYYLDLGAQPLFPFGYGLSYTSFEYSDLKTDRAVLTLKDTLSISVKVKNTGQYKGTEVVQLYVSDLFGSVTRPVKELKGFKKIELSPNEEKMVIFELPLYELGFWNIDMKKEVEPGKFKIRIGTDSQSGPETFFEVK
- a CDS encoding protein-disulfide reductase DsbD family protein — protein: MKKFISFLLLSFVVYALQAQIKDPVKFKTELNTLSDTEAEIVFTATIDNGWHVYSTELGDGGPISATFNVDKKSGLELAGKLKPVGKEVATFDKLFEMKVRYFENTAKFIQKVKLTGGAYEIEGYLEYGACDDESCLPPTEVPFKFSGVTKAGNAAAVKTEQPEKKEPEKKEEPAPAPAEVKDSAAMMELVPATPADAATDIQPAVASSELWKPVISDLQALGEEHGQEDMSWIYIFITGFLGGLIALFTPCVWPIIPMTVSFFLKRSKDKKKGIRDAWTYGASIVVIYVVLGLAITLIFGASALNALSTNAIFNILFFLMLVIFAASFFGAFEIRLPSKWGNAVDSKAESTTGLLSIFLMAFTLSLVSFSCTGPIIGFLLVQVSTTGSVVAPAIGMLGFAIALALPFTLFALFPSWLKSMPKSGGWMNVIKVTLGFLELAFALKFLSVADLAYGWRLLDRETFLALWIVIFALLGFYLLGKIKFPHDDDDNKVGVSRFFMALISLAFAVYMVPGLWGAPLKAVSAFAPPMQTQDFNLYKNDVHAKFDDYDLGMEYARLNGKPVMLDFTGYGCVNCRKMEAAVWTDPKVSDLINNDYVLITLYVDNKTPLTETVKIVENGTERTLRTVGDKWSYLQRVKFGANAQPFYVLLDNQGKPLNKSYAYNEDIPKYIEFLQTGLENYKKGK